One window of the Populus nigra chromosome 4, ddPopNigr1.1, whole genome shotgun sequence genome contains the following:
- the LOC133690791 gene encoding pentatricopeptide repeat-containing protein At2g03880, mitochondrial: MHKSRFLNFSRDCLHSAAKSNGFSYSRLESNRVLKDLSKRGRIDDARNLFDKMLDRDEFSWNTMVAGYANSGRLTEAKKLFYETPVKSSITWTSLLSGYCRYGFEKEAFELFLEMQLEGLRPSQYTLGSVLGLCSTNGLLQKGEQIHGYAIKTWFDWNVFVVTSLVDMYGKCKCVFEAECLFEMVADCKYNAVWSAMLAGYSHYGYGYKAIECFRNMKTEGVESNQFTFPSILRACGAVMACDFGSQVHGCIVRTGFGANIFVQSALVDMYAKCRDLNSAKRVLGNMEFDDEVSWNSLILGCVREGFEEEALSFFQKMRSRDMKIDEYTLPSVLNSFASMKVMQNAISVHCLIIKTGFEAYKLVNNALIDMYAKQGKLDCAIMVFSKMVDKDVVSWTSLVTGYSHNGSYEEAIKLFCKMRISGVYPDQIAVASVLSACAELTVMDFGQQIHATLVKSGLGSSLSVGNSLVTMYAKCGSIVDANRAFENMPTRDVISWTALIVGYAQNGRGKHSLQFYDQMIATGTKPDYITFIGLLFACSHNGLLGSGRAYFEAMDKVYGIKPGPEHYACMIDLLGRSGKLAEAKGLLNQMVVAPDAVVWKALLAACRVHKELELGEMAAKNLFELEPMNSMPYVMLSNMYSAAGKWEDAARIRRLMRSRGICKEPGYSWIETNSKVSTFMSEDRSHPLRNEIYSKIDEIIMLIKEAGYVPDMSFALHDTDDEVKELGLAYHSEKLAVALGLLTVPQGAPIRIFKNLRVCGDCHTAMKYTSKVYARHIILRDSNCFHHFTEGRCSCGDYW; the protein is encoded by the coding sequence ATGCacaaatcaagatttttaaatttctctcGTGATTGTCTACACAGTGCTGCAAAGTCAAATGGATTTAGTTATTCAAGACTAGAATCGAACAGGGTTCTCAAAGATTTGTCAAAACGGGGTCGAATTGATGATGCGCGGaatttgtttgataaaatgctTGACAGAGATGAGTTTTCATGGAACACAATGGTTGCTGGTTATGCCAATTCAGGGAGATTGACTGAAgcgaaaaaattgttttatgagACCCCAGTGAAGAGTTCGATCACCTGGACGAGTCTTTTATCGGGGTATTGTAGATATGGTTTTGAAAAGGAagcttttgaattgtttttggaAATGCAGCTTGAAGGACTAAGGCCAAGTCAATACACGTTAGGGAGTGTTCTTGGGTTGTGTTCGACAAATGGTTTGCTTCAAAAGGGGGAGCAAATTCATGGTTATGCGATAAAGACTTGGTTTGATTGGAATGTGTTTGTAGTTACTAGTTTAGTTGACATGTATGGGAAGTGCAAATGTGTTTTTGAAGCTGAGTGTCTTTTTGAAATGGTGGCTGATTGCAAATACAATGCAGTCTGGAGTGCTATGCTTGCTGGATATTCTCATTATGGGTATGGGTATAAAGCGATTGAGTGTTTTCGAAACATGAAAACTGAAGGGGTTGAGTCTAATCAATTTACTTTTCCAAGTATTTTGAGAGCTTGCGGAGCCGTTATGGCATGTGATTTTGGGTCTCAAGTACATGGTTGCATAGTCAGGACTGGTTTTGGTGCTAACATTTTCGTTCAGAGTGCACTGGTTGATATGTATGCAAAATGCAGGGACTTGAATAGTGCAAAGAGGGTGTTGGGGAATatggagtttgatgatgaggtTTCTTGGAACTCCTTGATTTTGGGGTGTGTGAGGGAGGGGTTTGAAGAGGAAGCTCTATCTTTCTTCCAAAAAATGCGTTCTAGAGATATGAAGATTGATGAATATACGTTGCCATCTGTTTTGAACTCTTTTGCATCCATGAAGGTTATGCAAAATGCAATTTCTGTCCATTGTTTGATAATCAAAACTGGCTTTGAAGCATATAAGCTTGTCAATAATGCTCTTATTGACATGTATGCCAAACAGGGAAAGTTAGATTGTGCAATCATGGTGTTCAGCAAGATGGTAGATAAGGATGTTGTCTCTTGGACCTCCCTTGTTACAGGATACTCGCATAATGGCTCTTATGAGGAAGCTATCAAGCTATTTTGTAAAATGAGAATTTCAGGTGTATATCCTGATCAAATTGCTGTTGCCAGCGTTTTGAGTGCCTGTGCAGAACTGACAGTTATGGACTTTGGACAACAGATTCATGCGACCCTTGTTAAATCTGGTCTTGGGTCATCCTTATCAGTTGGTAATTCTCTTGTGACAATGTATGCTAAGTGTGGCAGTATAGTCGATGCAAATCGTgcctttgagaatatgccaacTCGGGATGTCATCAGCTGGACAGCTCTAATAGTCGGATATGCACAAAATGGCAGAGGAAAGCATTCTCTACAATTTTATGATCAAATGATTGCCACTGGAACAAAGCCAGACTACATCACGTTCATAGGTTTACTTTTTGCTTGCAGCCATAATGGTCTTTTGGGAAGTGGCCGTGCCTACTTTGAAGCAATGGATAAAGTATATGGGATCAAACCAGGTCCTGAACACTATGCTTGCATGATTGACCTTTTGGGGCGCTCAGGAAAACTTGCTGAGGCCAAAGGATTACTGAATCAAATGGTTGTAGCGCCAGATGCAGTAGTATGGAAGGCCCTGCTTGCTGCATGCAGGGTACATAAGGAGCTTGAATTGGGAGAGATGGCAGCTAAGAACCTTTTTGAATTGGAACCCATGAACTCCATGCCTTATGTTATGTTATCTAATATGTATTCCGCAGCTGGTAAATGGGAAGATGCTGCGAGAATCAGACGGCTGATGAGGTCCAGGGGAATATGCAAGGAACCTGGGTACAGTTGGATTGAGACAAACAGCAAAGTGAGCACCTTTATGTCTGAAGATAGAAGCCATCCATTGAGAAATGAGATTTATTCAAAGATAGATGAAATTATTATGTTGATCAAGGAGGCTGGTTATGTGCCAGACATGAGTTTTGCACTTCATGACACAGATGATGAAGTCAAGGAGCTTGGTCTAGCTTATCACAGCGAGAAGCTAGCTGTTGCCTTAGGGCTTCTCACCGTGCCACAAGGAGCACCAATTCGTATTTTCAAGAATCTCCGTGTTTGCGGCGACTGCCATACAGCTATGAAATACACGTCCAAAGTATATGCTCGTCATATAATTTTGAGGGATTCAAATTGTTTCCATCATTTCACAGAAGGAAGATGCTCTTGTGGAGATTATTGGTAG
- the LOC133692903 gene encoding BON1-associated protein 2-like, with protein sequence MDKGHKASRTIEITILSAENLSLDRKSVKKNAYVIARIDPINYGSTKADFEGGCNPSWNEKLTLDMPFQTRFITLEVKCKTSSGDRVVGTASLPISDLSGDYTPESYLHFLSYRLRDSRGEKNGIINVSARVKVQVESMSPAVTKNPMRNGCSSSWQQPTLGVPAGHQKISYYGGVVTGVPIWS encoded by the coding sequence ATGGACAAGGGTCACAAGGCTTCTCGCACTATAGAAATCACTATCTTATCAGCAGAAAACCTAAGCCTCGATCGCAAATCCGTGAAGAAGAATGCTTACGTTATTGCTAGAATCGACCCTATTAACTATGGATCAACTAAAGCTGATTTTGAAGGAGGCTGTAACCCTTCATGGAACGAGAAGCTTACCCTAGACATGCCATTTCAGACTCGTTTTATAACCCTTGAAGTGAAATGCAAGACTAGCTCAGGTGACAGAGTTGTTGGCACAGCAAGCCTTCCAATTTCTGACTTATCGGGTGATTATACACCGGAGAGTTACTTACATTTCTTGAGTTACCGGTTAAGGGATTCCAGAGGTGAGAAGAATGGTATTATTAATGTCTCGGCAAGAGTTAAGGTGCAGGTAGAGTCCATGAGTCCGGCAGTGACAAAGAATCCGATGAGGAATGGGTGTTCATCGTCGTGGCAGCAGCCTACGCTGGGGGTGCCTGCTGGTCACCAGAAGATCAGCTATTACGGTGGAGTTGTGACAGGGGTTCCTATTTggagttaa
- the LOC133692816 gene encoding E3 ubiquitin-protein ligase At1g63170-like produces the protein MHSATSSLTSPQSDAIDSSPLLAHSIANHLLRSRRLLRRPPQLRGAAARILRRASSRRMMLREPSVRVRENAAEQLEERQSDWGYSKPVVVIDVLWSLAIVIIAVGVLGLSLEEKPRVPFRVWIVAYILLCSCHVVCVVVEYRKRRNLGLRESGILSSDSGDSLDFRTQQSENDGENTSVAKRVESAMTTFSIIWWIIGFYWVTTAGRQNVAKDSPQLYWLCIAFLAADTLFVIICIAVACLIGIAVCCFLPCIIGILYAMADQEGATKEEIDRLLKYKFHRIGNCEKVNDESQESFGGMMTECDTDTPIERALSREDTECCICLSAYEDGSELRELPCGHHFHCMCIDKWLCINATCPLCKFDILKADSQSGSEEA, from the exons ATGCATTCTGCAACTTCTTCACTAACATCACCACAATCCGATGCCATAGACTCTTCACCACTCCTAGCCCATTCAATTGCGAACCACCTCCTCCGGAGCCGCCGCCTGTTACGCCGTCCACCACAACTCCGTGGCGCTGCCGCCCGTATCCTCCGTCGGGCGAGCAGCCGCCGCATGATGCTCCGAGAACCCTCTGTTCGTGTTCGTGAAAACGCGGCGGAGCAGCTTGAAGAGAGGCAAAGTGACTGGGGTTACTCGAAGCCGGTAGTTGTTATTGATGTTTTGTGGAGTTTGGCGATTGTGATAATAGCTGTTGGTGTCCTGGGGTTAAGTTTGGAGGAGAAGCCAAGGGTGCCTTTCAGAGTGTGGATTGTTGCGTATATTTTGCTGTGTTCGTGTCATGTTGTCTGTGTTGTTGTTGAGTATAGAAAGAGAAGGAATTTGGGGTTAAGAGAGAGTGGGATTTTGAGTTCCGACTCAGGGGATTCGTTGGATTTCAGAACTCAACAAAGTGAAAATGATGGTGAAAATACTAG TGTTGCTAAGCGTGTGGAATCTGCAATGACGACGTTTTCAATTATATGGTGGATTATTGGATTCTACTGGGTTACTACTGCTGGTCGCCAAAATGTGGCAAAGGATTCACCTCAGCTTTACTG GCTTTGTATTGCATTTCTTGCTGCTGACACGCTCTTTGTAATTATTTGCATTGCTGTTGCATGCCTCATTGGTATTGCTGTTTGCTGCTTCCTACCTTGTATAATCGGCATCTTATATGCTATGGCAGAccag GAAGGAGCGACTAAAGAAGAGATTGATCGATTACTAAAATACAAGTTTCACAGGATAGGGAATTGTGAGAAAGTTAATGATGAAAGTCAAGAGTCTTTTGGTGGGATGATGACTGAATGTGACACTGACACACCCATTGAACGTGCCCTTTCCCGTGAAGACACG GAGTGTTGCATTTGCCTTTCTGCCTATGAAGATGGAAGCGAACTACGTGAACTTCCTTGTGGTCACCATTTCCACTGTATGTGCATAGACAAGTGGCTTTGCATCAATGCAACCTGCCCTCTCTGCAAGTTCGACATTCTAAAGGCTGACAGTCAAAGTGGCAGTGAAGAAGCATAG
- the LOC133690792 gene encoding shaggy-related protein kinase theta-like, which produces MNVMRRLKSIASGRTSISSDPGGDAGTKRAKIDQEIERKVDEESYLVERSVTDQEQHMASTSQENAASTSNITSVTRTEKSGYDQLPKEMHQMKIRDEKTTSHDEKEVEAAIVSGNGTATGQIIATTVGGQDGQPKQTISYVAERMVGTGSFGVVYQAKCLETGEAVAIKKVLQDKRYKNRELQIMHLLDHPNVVQLKHCFYSTTEKDELYLNLVLEYISETVHRVSRHFNRMNHQHMPIIYVQLYTYQICRALNYLHHVVGVCHRDIKPQNLLVNPHTHQLKICDFGSAKMLVPGEPNISYICSRYYRAPELIFGASDYTSAIDIWSVGCVLAELLLGQPLFPGESSVDQLVEIIKVLGTPTREEIKCMNPNYTEFKFPQIKAHPWHKIFHKRMPPEAVDLVSRLLQYSPNMRCAALEACAHPFFDDLRHANACLPNGRALPPLFNFTAQELAGASTELRQRLIPEHV; this is translated from the exons ATGAATGTGATGCGTAGATTAAAGAGCATTGCTTCAGGTCGAACTTCTATATCATCCGATCCT GGTGGGGATGCTGGAACAAAGAGGGCTAAGATTGATCAAGAAATAGAACGAAAGGTTGATGAAGAATCTTATTTAGTTGAAAGAAGTGTCACAGATCAGGAGCAGCATATGGCTTCTACATCACAGGAAAATGCTGCGAGCACATCCAACATTACTTCAGTGACAAGAACAGAAAAATCAGGCTATGATCAGCTTCCCAAAGAGATGCATCAAATGAAGATCAGAGATGAAAAAACCACTAGTCATGATGAAAAg GAAGTGGAAGCTGCCATTGTGAGTGGCAATGGGACAGCAACTGGTCAGATTATTGCAACCACAGTAGGTGGTCAGGATGGACAGCCAAAGCAG ACAATCTCATATGTGGCAGAACGCATGGTTGGCACGGGTTCATTTGGTGTTGTCTACCAG GCTAAGTGCCTGGAAACTGGTGAAGCAGTTGCAATAAAGAAGGTATTGCAGGATAAGAGATACAAGAACAGAGAACTTCAAATCATGCACCTTCTTGACCATCCTAATGTCGTTCAGCTGAAACATTGTTTCTATTCGACTACTGAAAAAGATGAACTATATCTTAACCTTGTTCTGGAGTATATATCTGAGACTGTCCATCGAGTTTCAAGGCACTTTAACAGGATGAATCACCAACACATGCCCATTATATATGTTCAACTATATACTTATCAG ATTTGCCGTGCACTAAATTACTTGCACCATGTGGTTGGGGTGTGCCATCGTGACATTAAGCCACAGAATTTACTG GTCAATCCCCATACTCATCAGCTAAAAATCTGTGATTTTGGTAGTGCAAAGATGCTG GTGCCAGGGGAACCCAACATATCATATATCTGCTCACGGTATTATAGGGCACCAGAACTTATATTTGGTGCTTCAGATTACACAAGTGCCATTGATATCTGGTCTGTTGGTTGTGTCTTGGCCGAACTTCTTCTTGGACAG CCTCTTTTTCCTGGGGAAAGCAGTGTCGATCAGCTTGTGGAAATTATTAAG GTCCTGGGGACACCAACCCGAGAAGAAATTAAGTGCATGAATCCCAATTACACAGAATTCAAGTTCCCTCAGATCAAGGCTCACCCATGGCACAAG ATATTTCACAAACGAATGCCACCTGAAGCAGTGGATCTCGTATCAAGGCTGCTTCAGTATTCACCAAACATGCGGTGCGCTGCT TTGGAGGCATGTGCACACCCCTTTTTTGATGATTTGAGACATGCAAATGCATGCTTGCCTAATGGGCGTGCGCTACCTCCTCTATTCAATTTTACTGCCCAAG AGTTGGCTGGGGCATCAACTGAACTGCGTCAACGTCTCATTCCTGAGCAtgtatga